The genome window GTCTTGGTTCAGCTGTCCCAAAGCTTGGGGGAGACAGGACACACAAAGCAGGGGGTGAGGGGATGGTAGCAACACGGGGCCTCCGCTAAATAAGAGAAACCTGGCTTGTGACTTTATTGTATCACCCTAAATCCTCAATGAACCTCATCCCCGTGAAGCTCCAGCCTAGGCCACTGAGCAGAGATAGCAAGATTCCCCCCCATGGTTCCGAGTTTATTGAGTGACTACCTTATACCAGGTAGTGTTCTAGGTCCTGGGATGACGAGCAAAGGCAAACCTAAGCCCAGCCTTTGGAGCTTAACCCAGGCCTGGTACTGTTATTGGACTGCTTGCAATGCTGTGAGCAGCCGATGTGGAGTTGAGGAGGAAAGGCGTGCTGCAGCCTGGCCTTCGTCAGGCTGGGCTTTGAGCAGTAGGTAGAGTGTGGGAATGGAGAGGTGAGGACTGTCCTGACCGGAGACATAGTGAGCCGAAGACCAGGGAGATGAAATATGCGGGGTTTGCTATGGGATGAAGGCACTGTCTGAGTGGGTCTCTGTTCAGATGGAGACCAAGTTGAGGTGGGTGTTCACGGGCAAGTGTCTGAAGGAGGCTTCTCCAGAGAACTTCTGCCGGACCTGTACCTTGTTGGGGGGCTGCCCTATGAAACCCTAAACAGGCATTCCTGAAGTTCTGAACAGAGTCCCTCCTCTGTTCCCGGCGTCCCTTTGCACCGGTGGTGGTAATGCTGAGGGAAGGCTGGTGGTGGCTGTTAGGCGGCCGCTCCCAGCTTGTTGTGACTGAAGCTACAGGCCTCCGGTATGAAGGTACAGGCCTCACTTCTTCAAAGCCCTGCGTCGTCAAGGGAGTGACCTCAGGCAGCCAGGACACCAGAGCTAGGGAAGACTGAAACCTCCCATGGGTTGGGAATATGTTGCCGTTGGAGGCCCATTCTCTACTGGAATGATTTCTTGGGTAGCCACGTGACCCGGGCTGAGGGCCTGGGATCTAGGCACCGTTTACTGTGGGTGGCGTCTGGATGCAGTCATTCTCTCAAATGCCGGGGAGGGCCACAGCAGGCCTGGCTGGACTCCTCTCTCATGCCCATTTCACAGGCAGGATTGGAGTGACACCCCTCAGGGACAGCGTCCCACAAGCTCTTTTCTTGCCCGCTGGGAGCTCATTCCAAGGGAGGTGATTTCCTGAGGGTTGGCGGGAGAATAGAGCCGTGGCCTTAACAGCTCAGGACCCCATCCCCCCCTCTCTGCGCCTTGCTGGGTGGCTCTAGGCAGTCCCCCTCACACTGGGGCCTCACTCACCTCATCTAGGGCAACAGGTAGCAATAATTATCATCCAGGGCAGGTGGACTGGGAGTTGAGTAAGTTTTATCACACTCACGCACGCACCACAGAAGTTAAGGTTATGGCTCCTATGGTTGCATCAGGCCACAGGCTACATTTCTGAACTTTCCCATTGGTGCTTTGCAGGGGATCTTCTCATCAGGGCCAGATCCCAGGGATAGGTGTGGCTACTCTGTGAGGAGGAGGTGCCTGAAGAAGGCCTCTGTGGGGAGTCTCCCCCTCTCTCGCATTCTCATCCCTCCCCTTCCCTAGGACCCCCCCCAACAGCTCCCCCTCCCGGCTGCTCAGCCCATCCTGGCCAGCTGGCTGTGCTGGCACACTCGCTGGTCTGCTGGTGAGCTATAAATAGCTCCTGCACCCACGGCCTTGGCAAGGTGCTCCTGGCGTGGGTGCAGAGGACACTGGAGAAGAGGCAGCTGAGCCTGCTGCCCCCGCCAACCAGGCCTACAGCTGGCCCGAATGGGAAGCAGGGGTCTGTACCACAAGCTCATGGGCCTGGTGAGCTGAGGGGCCTGCCCTGAGAACGGGGTTCAGTAGGCCCTAGGTGCCTAACCAGGGCTGATAGTGAGCTCTAGCACTATTTCTGGATCCCAGGACCAGAATGGTACAGACATGGGAACAAGAGAGTGGCAGCTGAGGGTCAGGGAGGGCTGTGGGATTAGCGGCTGAGCAGAGTGGGCCTGTTTACCACCCTGAGGCAGGCCGACCTCATCCCAGAAGGACAAAGGCCAGCGGGATATAGAGCCTAGAACTGCATCACTATGGGTGTCACTGTCGTGAAACCCTATGACCTTAGCCCCAAGCCAGTGGAGATGCGCCGTAGAGGGGAGACACCGTGCTTTACTGTCAGATGGCTCGGCTCTAGCGATCGGCAGTCGGAAGGGACTGCGTCTGTACTCTGTGGACCTCCTTTCCCACAGGTGGAACACAGGCCAGTGTCCACCTGTAGCTCTCCGTTTGGCTTACGAGGAAAAGGCCCCCCTGAGGGTGTTTTGACTGATGTGAATCAGCCCCAGAGGGTTCAGTAGTCTGTGACGAAGTTCCTGCAGGCTAGTCTTCCAGCTGACTCTGCTGTGTGTCCCCAGGCTGCCCTGCCCTCCAGCCAGACACACCAGGCTCTCAGCCCCAGCCCATGGACCTGCGAGTGGGCCAGCGGCCCCCCGTGGAGCCCCCACCGGAGCCTGCGCTGCTGGCCCTGCCGAACCCCCAGCGCCTGCACCGCCACCTCTTCCTAGCAGGCCTCCAACAGCAGCAGCACTCAGCTGAGCCCATGAGGGTAAAAACAGAACTCCCCGGGCACACCCCAGCCTCCCTAGACCATAGCTCCGTCCTTTGCTCCTGCCCTTCCTGAGCTGCCAGCTCTGTCCACAGCTCTCCATGGACCCACCAGTGCCGGAGCTGCAGGGGGGACAGCAGGAACAAGAGCTTCGGCAACTCCTCAATAAAGACAAGAGCAAGCGAAGTAAGGGTGGGGCTTGTCTCCCCTCGTTTCTGCCTGGGTGTACAGGGTCAGTCTACCGTAGGTCTGTGGGGGGAGGAGTGGAGGATGCCCTCTGCTTACCTGGTTCTGCATGTGAGCAGAGGTGGGTATGGGAGTGCCTAGAGGATGCACAGGAGGGGCGGGGCCTCAGGCTTGGCTAGCTCTCTTGCCCAAGGGGTCCCTGAGACACCCTGTACTGAAAGTGTGGCCTGGGCAGTGGGCAGCGAATGTGCCCAGGAGGCTTCCTCTTCACCCGTTGCCACCAGCCTTCCTGGTTCTCTGCCTCTGCAGGTGCTGTAGCCAGCAGTGTGGTCAAACAAAAGCTGGCTGAGGTGATCCTGAAGAAACAGCAGGCGGCCCTTGAGAGGATGGTCCATCCCAGCAGCCCCAGTATCCCCTACAGGTAGCTCACCACCCCTTGGGtcctctctgtgccccctcttcTCTACATGCTCATCTGTGAGTGAGCGTATGTGCGTACGGCCCCTCTCCTCCCCTGCACCGATCACCTGCTTCTTACTTTGTGCTTAAACATAGTTCCCGAAGTCCCCCTCAACCAGTAcctgccttcctctccccttcgGTTTTCTCCCTACATCTCATCTGAGGCCCCTCACATACCCAGAAGTCCTGGTTCCTAGAAAAGGCTCCTACACTGAGTCTGCAGGGCGTCCTAGGCTCCAAGGCCTGAGTTTTATGCTCAGAGCAAACATCTTCCTTAGCATGGGTGACCCACTACTGCCACCTGGAGATGGCTCCTGTCATGCCGGCTCCACACTGCCCAGCTCTGTGGGTGGCTGCTTTCCTGGCAGGTGTGCTCAGGGAGGCACCTGTGCAGAGTGAGATTTCAGGGCCTTTGGGCACCCTGGGCCCCTGAAGTAGCCTTGACGCTCGCCTTGCAGAGCTCTTGAGCCCCTGGACACCGAAGGCGCTGCCCGCACCGTGCTTAGCAGCTTTCTGCCTCCTGTTCCCAGCCTGCCCCCTGAACCCCCGGAGCACTTTCCCCTGCGTAAAACAGGTGAGCCAGGCACATGGAGACCTCTGAGGGGGTTAAATTAGGTAACTCTGAGGGCATTAGATTAGGTAAAGGTCCTTAGATCTAGTTCAGGAGTGTGGGGGTGAGGGAAAGCTGGGACAGTTGGCACACTAGCTTTTaggggggttttgttgttttttggtttcgGTTTTGCCTTTTCCCTCTGTAACCTAGAGGTGGTTGGGAGGGAAGAGGTCCGGCTTGGTAGTGCATGccgttagtcccagcactcagtaggcaaagacaggtggaactctgtgagatCGAGACCATCTTGGTccacatactgagaccctgtatcaaaaagaaaaaaaggtggagaagggaggggtcGCTGGCATAGGGGTGGAGTGACCCCAGCTCCTCCGCAGTGTCTGAGCCCAACCTGAAGCTGCGCTATAAGCCCAAGAAATCCCTGGAGAGGCGCAAGAATCCCCTGCTCAGGAAGGAGAGTGCCCCGCCCAGCCTTCggaggaggcctgcagagactctTGGAGGTAGGAGCCAGATGGACCAGATGGGCCTGGGAGTCGCTGTCCCCATCCACGGTGTTGCCCCTCCTTCAGGCCACCTTCCACCCAGGTGGAAGTTCCCACGCGGGACTGCTGAGTGCCCCACACACCTGCCTGCCAGAGGTCGAGCTGAGACTGAAACCTCAGCCTGCTGGGTTAACATTTACCATGAAAATCAGCTTCTGTGGGCCAGCGCTGGTCCACCAGCTTTCTGTCCCTCTGGGGAGAAAGCAGAAATACATGCCAGCGGGGAAGGAGCCGTGACTGGGGATCTTGCCCAGGACCACCCACTCCTGACCTGACTGtgccttcctttttcctctcccctcAGATTCCTCCCCCAGTAGCAGCAGCACGCCTGCGTCGGGGTGCAGCTCCCCCAATGACAGCGAGCATGGCCCCAACCCTGCCCTGGGCTCGGAGGTAAGGCCTTGCTGGGGACTGTTCTCTCCTGGGTCAGTTCTGAGTCTCGGTCTTTTCCCAGTGAGTGGCCTGGCCTGAGGCTTCAGGGTCTGGGCAGTCCCTAGCAGGGCCTGTTGGGTGTTCTGGGGACGGCATACCGGAGGTAGAGTTCCAGGACTGGTGACCCGTCACCCCGCTCCCCATGGCAGGCGCTCTTGGGCCAGCGGCTGCGGCTGCAGGAGACCTCTCTGGCCCCGTTCGCTTTGCCGACAGTGTCCTTGCTGCCCGCAATCACGCTGGGGCTGCCTGCCCCTGCCAGGGTGAGTGGCTGGGGCACCCTGCCCCCGCTCCGAGCTTCTCCAGCCTCTTTTCTGCCTGTGACTATTGCCtcactttttttcctttctcgCCTGGGATCCTCTCAAGCTCTGAGTTTCTGCCTTTCTTTCAGGCTGATGGTGACCGCAGGACCCATTCAACCTTGGGCCCCCGGGGTCCAGTCCTGGGGAACCCCCATACTCCCCTCTTCCTGCACCATGGCCTAGAGCCAGAGGCTGCTGGCACCTTACCCTCTCGCCTGCAGCCCATTCTCCTGCTGGATCCCTCGGTCTCTCATGCCCCACTGTGGACTGGTGAGTCTTGATACTTTTCCCAGGATGGCTGGGATTTCTGCACCTTGCCAAGGGGCCAAGCCCTGGGAACGACCCACCCTCCAGTCCctcactgtctgtaactcctcaCCAAGCCCTGCCTCCTCTCTATGGCTCCCagggttccttccttccttacatcATCCTATGTTTTCCAGTGCCTGGGCTTGGGCCCTTGCCCTTCCACTTTGCCCAGCCCTTACTGACCACCGATCGGCTCTCCGGGTCAGGCCTCCACCGGCCACTTAACCGGACCCGCTCAGAACCCCTGCCCCCCAGCGCCACCGCCTCCCCTCTGCTGGGCCCCCTGCAGCCACGCCAGGATCGGCTCAAACCTCATGTCCAGCTGATCAAGGTGAGGGGAACCAGACGGGGGAGGTGCTGAGGGCATGCCTGACTGACTGAGCCCCAGTGGACTGAAGGAAGGACACGAACGAGGAGGAGAGGCCTGAAGGGCAAGACAAGTGGCTGCTGGAGAGCCAGCAGGATGAATGCAGCCTTATCCAACCCATTGCCTGCCACCTGCCCTTCTCTCTGTCCCACTTCTCAGCCAGCCATCTCCCCTCCCCAGAGGCCTGCCAAGCCCAGTGAAAAGCCTCGACTGCGGCAGATACCCTCGGCTGAGGACCTCGAGACAGATGGCGGGGGAGCGGCCCCTGTGGTGAATGACGGCCTGGAACGCAGGGAGTCAGGCCACGTGCCTTCTGAGGGCAGAGGCCCCGTTTCTCTGCAGCAGCACCAACAGGTATGGCTGTGCCCGAGGATGCTGAAGAGAGTTTAGTCAGAAGGCTCAGGGCTTGGCATAggatggggaagggaaggagatagGAAGTCAAGGTCCACACCTTGAGTGTGCATTAGTgcgtttgtgtttgtgtgtgtgtgtgtgttgggtgagGCTGGGCGGGGTGTGTCCTGAGAGCTGTGAAGGAAGGCGTGTCTGCAGGCCTGTGCTCATAGGTCCTTTTTATGAGGGCAGCAAACCTTTCCAGGGAAGAGCTTACCTAATCACATCCCCTTGGTAAAGATAGCCCCAGCAGAGACCCTTTCTCCAAAGTCATGGGCTCGGGACCTTACGAACTGGGAAACGGGATTCCACCGGCAGCGCTTGGTGGTGGCAGTCCACTTGTGTTTAGTGTCTCCGGCAGTCCTGGGAGAGGCGATCCCAGTCAGAGCAGGCTCGAGGCCTAAGGCGTTCTTGCGAAATCCGGTCACTAGGCTGGGTGCTGGTTTTCAGGGAGCTCAGAGACTAGATAAGCCAGGCTCACATCTGGAATAGCCCTGGAAAAGGAGCCTACCCGGAGGGTCCCTAGACCTCGGGTAAGAGCAAGTGGCCAGTCTAAGAAACCGGAGGCTGTGTCCGTGTTTTCTCGCAGGTGTCCCTCTGGGAGCAGCAGCGTCTCGCTGGGCGGCTCTCCCAGGGAAGCCCCAGGGACTCTGTGCTGCTACCTCTGGCCCAGGTTGGACACCGGCCCCTGTCCAGAACTCAGTCTTCCCCAGCGGCCCCCATCTCCCTGCTGAGCCCAGAGCCCACCTCTCAGACCCAAGTTCTCAACAGCTCAGAGACGCCTGCCACAGGTAAGATCAGCGAGGGACTGGCGGGGAGGCATGAGGAAGTGGCTAGGGCATGAGTCCGTGTCTGTGAAATGCCTTTCAAGAGAGTTCCGGAGGCCACACCTTAATCTCCTGTGAGCTCCATGGTACCCACGAAGCAGGCGAGAACATGAGGACTCAGGAAACCTAAGCTGACAGGGACTGGTTTACGGTTAATCGACAAAACTGGCAGTCAGGCCAGGACAGGAATTTCAGTCTCCTAACATGACCAGccctttaaaaacaagaacattacTCATGATTGCTGTGCTCATAGAAAAGTATTTTGCACATTTTGAGACATGCAGGAaaaatatagtaataataataagaagtCACTAAGTTATCT of Meriones unguiculatus strain TT.TT164.6M chromosome 8, Bangor_MerUng_6.1, whole genome shotgun sequence contains these proteins:
- the Hdac7 gene encoding histone deacetylase 7 isoform X3; amino-acid sequence: MHSPGAGCPALQPDTPGSQPQPMDLRVGQRPPVEPPPEPALLALPNPQRLHRHLFLAGLQQQQHSAEPMRLSMDPPVPELQGGQQEQELRQLLNKDKSKRSAVASSVVKQKLAEVILKKQQAALERMVHPSSPSIPYRALEPLDTEGAARTVLSSFLPPVPSLPPEPPEHFPLRKTVSEPNLKLRYKPKKSLERRKNPLLRKESAPPSLRRRPAETLGDSSPSSSSTPASGCSSPNDSEHGPNPALGSEALLGQRLRLQETSLAPFALPTVSLLPAITLGLPAPARADGDRRTHSTLGPRGPVLGNPHTPLFLHHGLEPEAAGTLPSRLQPILLLDPSVSHAPLWTVPGLGPLPFHFAQPLLTTDRLSGSGLHRPLNRTRSEPLPPSATASPLLGPLQPRQDRLKPHVQLIKPAISPPQRPAKPSEKPRLRQIPSAEDLETDGGGAAPVVNDGLERRESGHVPSEGRGPVSLQQHQQVSLWEQQRLAGRLSQGSPRDSVLLPLAQVGHRPLSRTQSSPAAPISLLSPEPTSQTQVLNSSETPATGLVYDSVMLKHQCSCGDNSKHPEHAGRIQSIWSRLQERGLRSQCECLRGRKASLEELQSVHCERHVLLYGTNPLSRLKLDNGKLTGLLAQRTFVMLPCGGVGVDTDTVWNELHSSNAARWAAGSVTDLAFKVASRELKNGFAVVRPPGHHADHSTAMGFCFFNSVAIACRQLQQQGKASKILIVDWDVHHGNGTQQTFYQDPSVLYISLHRHDDGNFFPGSGAVDEVGTGSGEGFNINVAWAGGLDPPMGDPEYLAAFRIVVMPIAREFAPDLVLVSAGFDAAEGHPAPLGGYHVSAKCFGYMTQQLMNLAGGAVVLALEGGHDLKAICDASEACVAALLGNKVDPLSEEGWKQKPNLNAIRSLEAVIRVQRKYWGCMQRLASCPDSWLPRMPGADAEVEAVTALASLSVGILAEDRPPEQLVEEEEPMNL
- the Hdac7 gene encoding histone deacetylase 7 isoform X6 codes for the protein MHSPGAGCPALQPDTPGSQPQPMDLRVGQRPPVEPPPEPALLALPNPQRLHRHLFLAGLQQQQHSAEPMRLSMDPPVPELQGGQQEQELRQLLNKDKSKRSAVASSVVKQKLAEVILKKQQAALERMVHPSSPSIPYRALEPLDTEGAARTVLSSFLPPVPSLPPEPPEHFPLRKTVSEPNLKLRYKPKKSLERRKNPLLRKESAPPSLRRRPAETLGDSSPSSSSTPASGCSSPNDSEHGPNPALGSEADGDRRTHSTLGPRGPVLGNPHTPLFLHHGLEPEAAGTLPSRLQPILLLDPSVSHAPLWTVPGLGPLPFHFAQPLLTTDRLSGSGLHRPLNRTRSEPLPPSATASPLLGPLQPRQDRLKPHVQLIKPAISPPQRPAKPSEKPRLRQIPSAEDLETDGGGAAPVVNDGLERRESGHVPSEGRGPVSLQQHQQVSLWEQQRLAGRLSQGSPRDSVLLPLAQVGHRPLSRTQSSPAAPISLLSPEPTSQTQVLNSSETPATGLVYDSVMLKHQCSCGDNSKHPEHAGRIQSIWSRLQERGLRSQCECLRGRKASLEELQSVHCERHVLLYGTNPLSRLKLDNGKLTGLLAQRTFVMLPCGGVGVDTDTVWNELHSSNAARWAAGSVTDLAFKVASRELKNGFAVVRPPGHHADHSTAMGFCFFNSVAIACRQLQQQGKASKILIVDWDVHHGNGTQQTFYQDPSVLYISLHRHDDGNFFPGSGAVDEVGTGSGEGFNINVAWAGGLDPPMGDPEYLAAFRIVVMPIAREFAPDLVLVSAGFDAAEGHPAPLGGYHVSAKCFGYMTQQLMNLAGGAVVLALEGGHDLKAICDASEACVAALLGNKVDPLSEEGWKQKPNLNAIRSLEAVIRVQRKYWGCMQRLASCPDSWLPRMPGADAEVEAVTALASLSVGILAEDRPPEQLVEEEEPMNL
- the Hdac7 gene encoding histone deacetylase 7 isoform X2; translation: MDLRVGQRPPVEPPPEPALLALPNPQRLHRHLFLAGLQQQQHSAEPMRLSMDPPVPELQGGQQEQELRQLLNKDKSKRSAVASSVVKQKLAEVILKKQQAALERMVHPSSPSIPYRALEPLDTEGAARTVLSSFLPPVPSLPPEPPEHFPLRKTVSEPNLKLRYKPKKSLERRKNPLLRKESAPPSLRRRPAETLGDSSPSSSSTPASGCSSPNDSEHGPNPALGSEALLGQRLRLQETSLAPFALPTVSLLPAITLGLPAPARADGDRRTHSTLGPRGPVLGNPHTPLFLHHGLEPEAAGTLPSRLQPILLLDPSVSHAPLWTVPGLGPLPFHFAQPLLTTDRLSGSGLHRPLNRTRSEPLPPSATASPLLGPLQPRQDRLKPHVQLIKRPAKPSEKPRLRQIPSAEDLETDGGGAAPVVNDGLERRESGHVPSEGRGPVSLQQHQQVSLWEQQRLAGRLSQGSPRDSVLLPLAQVGHRPLSRTQSSPAAPISLLSPEPTSQTQVLNSSETPATGLVYDSVMLKHQCSCGDNSKHPEHAGRIQSIWSRLQERGLRSQCECLRGRKASLEELQSVHCERHVLLYGTNPLSRLKLDNGKLTGLLAQRTFVMLPCGGVGVDTDTVWNELHSSNAARWAAGSVTDLAFKVASRELKNGFAVVRPPGHHADHSTAMGFCFFNSVAIACRQLQQQGKASKILIVDWDVHHGNGTQQTFYQDPSVLYISLHRHDDGNFFPGSGAVDEVGTGSGEGFNINVAWAGGLDPPMGDPEYLAAFRIVVMPIAREFAPDLVLVSAGFDAAEGHPAPLGGYHVSAKCFGYMTQQLMNLAGGAVVLALEGGHDLKAICDASEACVAALLGNKVDPLSEEGWKQKPNLNAIRSLEAVIRVQRKYWGCMQRLASCPDSWLPRMPGADAEVEAVTALASLSVGILAEDRPPEQLVEEEEPMNL
- the Hdac7 gene encoding histone deacetylase 7 isoform X1; translated protein: MDLRVGQRPPVEPPPEPALLALPNPQRLHRHLFLAGLQQQQHSAEPMRLSMDPPVPELQGGQQEQELRQLLNKDKSKRSAVASSVVKQKLAEVILKKQQAALERMVHPSSPSIPYRALEPLDTEGAARTVLSSFLPPVPSLPPEPPEHFPLRKTVSEPNLKLRYKPKKSLERRKNPLLRKESAPPSLRRRPAETLGDSSPSSSSTPASGCSSPNDSEHGPNPALGSEALLGQRLRLQETSLAPFALPTVSLLPAITLGLPAPARADGDRRTHSTLGPRGPVLGNPHTPLFLHHGLEPEAAGTLPSRLQPILLLDPSVSHAPLWTVPGLGPLPFHFAQPLLTTDRLSGSGLHRPLNRTRSEPLPPSATASPLLGPLQPRQDRLKPHVQLIKPAISPPQRPAKPSEKPRLRQIPSAEDLETDGGGAAPVVNDGLERRESGHVPSEGRGPVSLQQHQQVSLWEQQRLAGRLSQGSPRDSVLLPLAQVGHRPLSRTQSSPAAPISLLSPEPTSQTQVLNSSETPATGLVYDSVMLKHQCSCGDNSKHPEHAGRIQSIWSRLQERGLRSQCECLRGRKASLEELQSVHCERHVLLYGTNPLSRLKLDNGKLTGLLAQRTFVMLPCGGVGVDTDTVWNELHSSNAARWAAGSVTDLAFKVASRELKNGFAVVRPPGHHADHSTAMGFCFFNSVAIACRQLQQQGKASKILIVDWDVHHGNGTQQTFYQDPSVLYISLHRHDDGNFFPGSGAVDEVGTGSGEGFNINVAWAGGLDPPMGDPEYLAAFRIVVMPIAREFAPDLVLVSAGFDAAEGHPAPLGGYHVSAKCFGYMTQQLMNLAGGAVVLALEGGHDLKAICDASEACVAALLGNKVDPLSEEGWKQKPNLNAIRSLEAVIRVQRKYWGCMQRLASCPDSWLPRMPGADAEVEAVTALASLSVGILAEDRPPEQLVEEEEPMNL
- the Hdac7 gene encoding histone deacetylase 7 isoform X4, with the protein product MDLRVGQRPPVEPPPEPALLALPNPQRLHRHLFLAGLQQQQHSAEPMRLSMDPPVPELQGGQQEQELRQLLNKDKSKRSAVASSVVKQKLAEVILKKQQAALERMVHPSSPSIPYRALEPLDTEGAARTVLSSFLPPVPSLPPEPPEHFPLRKTVSEPNLKLRYKPKKSLERRKNPLLRKESAPPSLRRRPAETLGDSSPSSSSTPASGCSSPNDSEHGPNPALGSEADGDRRTHSTLGPRGPVLGNPHTPLFLHHGLEPEAAGTLPSRLQPILLLDPSVSHAPLWTVPGLGPLPFHFAQPLLTTDRLSGSGLHRPLNRTRSEPLPPSATASPLLGPLQPRQDRLKPHVQLIKPAISPPQRPAKPSEKPRLRQIPSAEDLETDGGGAAPVVNDGLERRESGHVPSEGRGPVSLQQHQQVSLWEQQRLAGRLSQGSPRDSVLLPLAQVGHRPLSRTQSSPAAPISLLSPEPTSQTQVLNSSETPATGLVYDSVMLKHQCSCGDNSKHPEHAGRIQSIWSRLQERGLRSQCECLRGRKASLEELQSVHCERHVLLYGTNPLSRLKLDNGKLTGLLAQRTFVMLPCGGVGVDTDTVWNELHSSNAARWAAGSVTDLAFKVASRELKNGFAVVRPPGHHADHSTAMGFCFFNSVAIACRQLQQQGKASKILIVDWDVHHGNGTQQTFYQDPSVLYISLHRHDDGNFFPGSGAVDEVGTGSGEGFNINVAWAGGLDPPMGDPEYLAAFRIVVMPIAREFAPDLVLVSAGFDAAEGHPAPLGGYHVSAKCFGYMTQQLMNLAGGAVVLALEGGHDLKAICDASEACVAALLGNKVDPLSEEGWKQKPNLNAIRSLEAVIRVQRKYWGCMQRLASCPDSWLPRMPGADAEVEAVTALASLSVGILAEDRPPEQLVEEEEPMNL
- the Hdac7 gene encoding histone deacetylase 7 isoform X5; translation: MDLRVGQRPPVEPPPEPALLALPNPQRLHRHLFLAGLQQQQHSAEPMRLSMDPPVPELQGGQQEQELRQLLNKDKSKRSAVASSVVKQKLAEVILKKQQAALERMVHPSSPSIPYRALEPLDTEGAARTVLSSFLPPVPSLPPEPPEHFPLRKTVSEPNLKLRYKPKKSLERRKNPLLRKESAPPSLRRRPAETLGDSSPSSSSTPASGCSSPNDSEHGPNPALGSEADGDRRTHSTLGPRGPVLGNPHTPLFLHHGLEPEAAGTLPSRLQPILLLDPSVSHAPLWTVPGLGPLPFHFAQPLLTTDRLSGSGLHRPLNRTRSEPLPPSATASPLLGPLQPRQDRLKPHVQLIKRPAKPSEKPRLRQIPSAEDLETDGGGAAPVVNDGLERRESGHVPSEGRGPVSLQQHQQVSLWEQQRLAGRLSQGSPRDSVLLPLAQVGHRPLSRTQSSPAAPISLLSPEPTSQTQVLNSSETPATGLVYDSVMLKHQCSCGDNSKHPEHAGRIQSIWSRLQERGLRSQCECLRGRKASLEELQSVHCERHVLLYGTNPLSRLKLDNGKLTGLLAQRTFVMLPCGGVGVDTDTVWNELHSSNAARWAAGSVTDLAFKVASRELKNGFAVVRPPGHHADHSTAMGFCFFNSVAIACRQLQQQGKASKILIVDWDVHHGNGTQQTFYQDPSVLYISLHRHDDGNFFPGSGAVDEVGTGSGEGFNINVAWAGGLDPPMGDPEYLAAFRIVVMPIAREFAPDLVLVSAGFDAAEGHPAPLGGYHVSAKCFGYMTQQLMNLAGGAVVLALEGGHDLKAICDASEACVAALLGNKVDPLSEEGWKQKPNLNAIRSLEAVIRVQRKYWGCMQRLASCPDSWLPRMPGADAEVEAVTALASLSVGILAEDRPPEQLVEEEEPMNL